One window of the Rhipicephalus microplus isolate Deutch F79 chromosome 2, USDA_Rmic, whole genome shotgun sequence genome contains the following:
- the LOC119169583 gene encoding adenosine deaminase: protein MAVPFPRFRVMLHTHLDGHIRHTTLMEYSKKKKIDLGYANLQDCLKKTRPSKPSTLQNYLKEMPNYLRVIVGDRDALTRIAYEAAVDQANCGVIYSEMRLFAQMMSSSMSSLPKGSGPMTLNTTREVVDATLAGFAKAEQECGIKARLVLACFRDKPEWADEVVTLCQEYKGKGVVGMDVCGVFAPKQTAKEGEEILHPQVIQAFKKAATLGVHRTAHAGEAGPPSNIARAITELGAERIGHGYAAMREGGEAFKLAISKKIHFEVCPNSSYLTGAVKPTEEHPMMACKKHNASFSMSTDDPTITHTDIDDEYWLALRQGLSPQDIIKTNHDAIDNCFLPPEEKKTLRKWFDELNGLA, encoded by the exons ATGGCTGTACCATTCCCAAGGTTTAGG GTTATGCTGCATACTCACTTGGACGGCCACATACGCCACACGACACTCATGGAGTACTCAAA GAAGAAAAAGATTGATCTCGGCTACGCCAACCTTCAAGACTGCTTGAAGAAGACTAGGCCGTCCAAACCTAGCACTTTGCAGAACTACCTGAAGGAGATGCCGAACTATCTGAGAGTCATCGT TGGTGACCGGGATGCCCTGACACGCATTGCGTACGAGGCTGCCGTAGACCAGGCCAACTGCGGCGTCATCTACAGCGAGATGCGCCTGTTCGCCCAGATGATGAGCAGCAGCATGTCGAGCCTGCCCAAGGGTTCGGGCCCCATGACGCTCAACACGACCCGGGAGGTGGTCGACGCCACGCTGGCTGGATTCGCCAAGGCCGAGCAGGAATGCGGCATCAAGGCGCGCCTCGTTCTCGCCTGCTTCAGGGACAAGCCAG AGTGGGCTGACGAGGTCGTGACCTTATGCCAGGAGTACAAGGGCAAGGGCGTTGTCGGCATGGACGTGTGCGGAGTGTTCGCCCCGAAGCAGACCGCGAAGGAGGGCGAGGAGATCCTTCACCCTCAAGTCATACAGGCCTTCAAG AAAGCGGCCACCCTGGGTGTTCACCGCACGGCCCACGCTGGTGAAGCCGGCCCTCCGAGCAACATCGCGCGCGCGATCACTGAGCTGGGCGCCGAGCGTATTGGGCATGGCTACGCCGCCATGCGCGAGGGTGGCGAGGCCTTCAAGCTGGCTATATCCAAGAAGATTCACTTCGAGGTGTGTCCTAACAGCAGCTACCTGACGGGAGCCGTGAAGCCTACCGAGGAGCACCCTATGATGGC TTGCAAGAAGCATAACGCCAGCTTCTCGATGAGCACTGACGACCCGACCATCACGCACACGGACATTGACGACGAGTACTGGCTGGCACTGAGACAGGGGCTCTCACCCCAGGACATCATTAAGACG AACCACGATGCCATCGATAACTGTTTCCTGCCTCCGGAAGAGAAGAAAACGCTACGCAAGTGGTTCGATGAGCTGAACGGGCTCGCTTAG